The Corynebacterium marinum DSM 44953 genome contains the following window.
TGACGTGCGGTGAGCATGGCCAGGGCGCGGTCGCGGTCCTCGGGGGCCACGATGGCCACCATGCCGACACCCATGTTGAAGGTCTTCTCCATCTCTTCGCCGGGGACCTTGCCCAGGTCGGCGATGGTGCGGAAGATCTGGCTCGGAGTCCAGGTGGAACGGCTCATGTCGCCGACCAGCCCCTCGGGGATGATGCGCTCCATGTTGCCGGCCAGGCCGCCGCCGGTGACATGGCAGAAGGTGCGGACCTTGCACTCGGAGGCGAGAGCGAGGCAGTCCTTGGCGTAGATGCGGGTCGGCTCGAGGAGTTCTTCGCCGAGGGTGCGGCCCAGTTCCTCGATGTGCCCGTCGAGCGGCAGGCCGGCCTTCTCCAGGAGGACGTGGCGGGCCAGGGAGTAGCCGTTGGAGTGCAGGCCGGAAGAGGCCATGCCGATGATGATGTCGCCGGAGCGGACCAGGTGGGGGCCGAGAAGATCATCCGCCTCGACCACGCCGACCGCGGTGGCGGACACGTCGTAGGCGCCCGGCTCCATGAGGCCCGGGTGCTCCGCGGTCTCGCCGCCGAGGAGGGCGCAGCCCGCCTGGATGCAACCTTCGGCGATGCCCGCGACGATCTGCGCGACGTGCTCGGGGACGACCTTGCCGATGGCGATGTAGTCCTGGAGGAAGAGCGGCTCGGCTCCGCAGACGACGAGGTCGTCGACGCACATGGCGACGAGGTCGATGCCGATGGTGTCGTGCTTGTTCATCGCCTGGGCGACGGCGAGCTTGGTGCCCACTCCGTCGGAGCCTGCGGCCAGGAGGGGCTCCTTGTACTTGCCCAGCGCGAAGAGGCCGGCGAAGCCGCCGAGTCCGCCGCGGACCTCGGGCCGGGTGGCCTTCTTCGCCAGCGGGGCGAACAGCTCGACGGCGCGGTCGCCGGCCTCGATGTCCACTCCGGCTGCTGCGTAGGAGGCGCCCTGGTGGTCGGTCTCGGTCATGGGTTCTCAGTTCTCTTTCTTCAGGGAGTCGAGCGGATCTAGTTGGCCTGCATCTTGGCGACCAGTTCCGCGTTGGCGCTGCCGGTGGGCAGACCGAGCGGGTAGGTGCCGTCGAAGCATGCGGTGCACAGCTGCTCACGCGGCTGTTCGGTCGACTCCACCATTTCATCAATGGAGACGAATCCGAGGGAGTCCGCGCCGATGGCGGTGCAGATCGACTGGGTGAGGGCGTCGCCGTTCTGGGCGTCGCCGGCGCCGGCGTTGGCGATGAGTTCGCCGGGGCTGGCGAAGTCGATGCCGTAGAAGCACGGCCACTTCACCGGCGGGGAGGCGATCCGGACGTGGACCTCCGCCGCACCCGCCTCGCGCAGCATGCGGATCAGGGCCCGCTGGGTGTTGCCGCGGACGATGGAGTCGTCGACGACGATGAGCTTCTTGCCGGCGATGACCTCGCGCAGCGGGTTGAGCTTGAGGCGGATGCCCAGCTGGCGCAGCGTCTGGGAGGGCTGGATGAAGGTGCGGCCGACATAGGCGTTCTTGACCAGGCCCTGGCCGAAGGGGATGCCGGATTCGCGGGCGTAGCCCACGGCCGCGGGGGTGCCTGAATCAGGCACCGGGATGACCAGGTCGCCTTCGGCGGGGAACTCCCGGGCGAGACGGCGGCCGATCTCGATGCGCGTGGCGTTGACGGAGCGGCCGCGGATGTTGGAGTCGGGGCGCGCCAGGTAGACGAACTCGAAGACGCAGCCCTTGTGGGTGGTCTCCGCGAAGCGTGTGCTGCGCACGCCGCCCTCGTCGATGGCGACGAGTTCGCCGGGCTCGATCTCCCGCACGAAGGCGGCGCCGATGATGTCGAGCGCGCAGGTCTCGGAGGCGACGACCCAGCCGCGGTCGAGCCGGCCCAGCACCAGGGGGCGCACGCCGTGGGGGTCGCGCGCCGCGTAGAGGGTGTGCCCGTCGGTGAAGGTGAGGCAGAAGGCTCCCTTGACCCGCGGGAGAAGTTCCTGGGCGGACTCGAAGACCGTCCGGCCCTCGGCGACGGATTCCGCCAGCAGGGCGGTGATCACGGCGGTGTCGGAGGAGGCCGCCTCCGCGTCGCGGAACTCCTTCAGCCCGCGGGCGATCGCCTCTTCCCGGAGCTCGACGAAGTTGACGAGGTTGCCGTTGTGCCCGAGGGCGACGTCGGTGCCGTCGGGGGAGGTGCGGAACATCGGCTGGACATTCTCCCACTTCTTTCCCCCGGCGGTGGAGTAGCGGGTGTGTCCGAGCGCGATGTCGCCGTGCAGCGCACCGAGGGAGGATTCGTCGAAGACCTGGGAGACGAGTCCCATGTCCTTGAACACCACGATGCGTTCGCCGTCGCCGACAGCGATGCCGGCGGCCTCCTGGCCGCGGTGCTGGAGGGCGAACAGCCCGAAATAGGTCAGTTTGGCGACTTCTTCGCCTGGGGCCCACACACCGAAGACCCCGCACTCTTCACGGGGCTCGGTCTCACCACGGTCGTCGAGGCCGTTGAGCGGGGCGGATTCGGTCCGGGAACGGTCCATATTTACCACGACCTACACTCTAGTCCGTGACCTCGTCACAAACTAATGACCGGCAGCAAACGCCCCACCTCGGTGACCCGCTGGCCCGAGGCCTGGACGCGGCCGTCGGCGAGCGCGGCGTCGAGAAGCAGCTCCCCGGTGGCCAGCTGGAGCCACGTCAGCGGGTCGGTCTCGAAGACGTTGGGCGGGGTCCCGCGCGTGTGTGCGGGACCGGCGATGCACTGCACCGCGACGAAGGGCGGGACCCGCACCTCGACCGTCCTCCCGGGCGCGTCCTGCGCGAGCTGGCGGACGGTGCCGCGGACGGCGTCGGCGAGCAGGGCACGGGGCGGCTTCTCGACGCCCGACGGGTCCCGGACCCAGTCAAACACCGCGGCCACTGAAGAGATGTCCATGACCCCGCATTCTACCCAAGGTAATGTGTGCCCCTAACCCCGATAGTTCGCTGAGAGAAAGCACGTCCGCATGACGAACAACCAGAAGTCCCCGAAGGTCACCCTGCGATTCCTCGCCGCCCCCACCGACGTCCTCATGGCCGGAAACCAGGGTGTCAGCGGTGGCCGCGTGCTCGAGTGGATCGACAAGGCCGCCTACGCCTGCGCCGTCCAGTGGTCCGCCACCTACTGCGTCACCGCCTACGTCGGCCACATCCACTTCAACCGGCCCATCCCCTCCGGCCACATGGTGGAGGTGCGTTCACGGATCGCGATGACGGGGCGTTCCTCGATGCACATCGTCAACGAGGTCTACTCCGCCGACCCCCGCGAGGGCGTTTTCACCCGGGCGTGCGACTGCCTGGTCATTTTCGTGGCCAAGGACACCGCCACCGGAAAGACCCAGGCGGTGCCCGAGTTCATCCCGTCCAACGAGGAGGAGCGGCGCGTCCTCGACGCCGCGCTCTCGCGCATCGAACTGCGCAAGGCCATCGAGTCGGAGATGGAGCAGCAGACCTACAACGGCCCCTCCGAGGCCCCGCGCGTGATCCACCGCTTCCTGGCGAAGCCCACCGACATCAACTGGGGCGGCAAGGTCCACGGCGGCACCGCCATGGAGTGGATCGACGAGGCCGGCGCGGCCTGCACGATGGAGTGGTCTGGCGAGCACACCGTCGCGGTGTACGCCGGCGGGATCCGCTTCTACCGCCCTATCAGCATCGGCGACCTCATCGAGGTCGACGCCCGCATGGTGCGCACCGATTCCCGCTCCATGCAGCTGAGCGTCCACGTGCGTTCCGGGAGCCCGCGCGGCGGCCGCGAGCACCTCCAGACCGCGATCCATGCCACCGTGACCTACCTGGCCATGGACGTCGACGGCAACGCCCTGCCCGCCCGCCAGTTCACCCCGCGCACCACCGAGGACGTGCGGCTCGCCGAGCACGCCACGACCCTGCGCGAGCTCCGCGCGAAGTACGCGCCGACGCCGCTGGTGCCGCAGAGCACCCCGTCGCACATCGACTAGGAGCGGGAGTCAGGCCGCTACAGGAGGTGCTGCGCCAGCATCCCGGCGGCCACGACCATCATCGCCACGCCGGCCACGCCGGTCAGGATCCGCGAGCCCCGTTCCGAACCCGCGAGCACCCTGCCCGCGAACAGTCCGAGCAGCGCGTAGAAGGTCGTCGCCGACGCGATGAACAGCAGCCCCAGCGCGAACATCTGCGCCGCGGCGGGCCAGCCGGCGGGGGCGATGAACTGCGGCAGCAGCGCGATGAACAGCATCAGCCCCTTCGGGTTGAGGCCGCTCACCGCTGCGCCGGTGGCGACGGTTCCCGCCCGCTTCTCGACGGCCGTCTCCGCCCTCGTCAGCGTCGCAACTCCCCCGCCGCCGGGCTCCTCGTCCGGTGCGGCAGACAAAGCCGTGTCGACCTCGACGCTGACCGGGCCGGCCAACGCCGCCCGCACCATCGTCCAGCCGATCCGCAGGAGCACGAGCACGCCGAGGACCGTCACAACGGTCAGCAGCACCGGATGCCGGGCCACCAGCGCACCGAGGCCACCGGAGACGACGACCGTCAGGCCGAGGTAACCCAGCCCGATCCCCAGCAGGGGCAGGACGAGGGAGCGGCGCCGGAAGGCGTGGCCGAGCACGAACGCCCAGTCCGGGCCCGGGGTGACGATCAGCAGCAGGCTGACGGCCCAGAAGCTCAAGAGGTGCGCGATATCCATGCCAGTGATGATGCCGACGATCCGGCGGGCCGGAAACTTCCGCGCTTTTCATTCATCCCGGGTTGACCAGGCGCGCCTTATGGCAGAATCAGGCGCATGGACGCTGTCGACCGCACGATTCTGTCACTGATCCAGGACAATGCGCGGATCACAGCCGCGGAGCTGGCGCATCATACGGGGGCGTCATCAAGCACCTGCCTGCGGCGCCTTCGGGCGCTGGAACGCGGGGGCGTGATCACCGGATTCCACACCCGCCTGGACCCCGCGACGGTCGGCTACGGCGTGCAGGTGATCGCGTTCATCACCCTGGACCAGGAGGACCGGGCGACGGTGGCGGCGCTGGAGGACGGGCTGGCGGCTATCCCCCAGGTGCTGTCGGCGGAGCGGCTGTTCGGCGACCCGGACTTCCTCGTACGTCTGGTGGCGCACGACCTCGCGGACTACCAGCGGCTGCGCGACGAGCACCTGAGCGAACTGCCAGGCGTCGCGCGGATCACCTCCACGCTGGTCATGCGGACCATCGTCGCCGACGGGCCGATTCCGCTCTAGACGACGACCATCCACACCGCGACCTGGTGCACCGCCGCCGCGACGATCGTGGCCGTGTGGAAGTGCTCGTGGTAGCCGATGACGCTGGCGTCCCGGCCCGGCCAGCGGAACCCGTACATCAGCGCGCCGAGCGAGTAGACCATGCCGCCGGCGAACAGCAGCCACACCACCGCCGGGCCGACCCCCGACCACAGCTCCGGAACGAGGGGAACGATGAGCCAGCCCAGCGTGAGGTAGACGACCACCGACAACCAGCGGGGATGGTCGATCCACACCAGATTGAGCGCGATTCCGAGCGCCGCGCCGGTCCAGGCCGAGACGAGCATCCAGGTGGCCTGCGTGGACTCCAGGGCAATGAGGCAGAAGGGCGTGTACGTGGCGGCGATGAAGAAAGCGATGGTGGCGTGGTCGGCTCGCCGCCACCCCTCGACCGTGCGCTGGCTGCGCCACCGGCCGAGATGGTAGGCGGCGGACACACCGAACAGGACGACCACCGAGACCGCGTAGAGGGTCACCCCGAGCGCCTGCCACCAGACGATGGTCATCCATGCGTAGGTGGCCAGGACGGAGCCTGCGACGACGGAGGCCAGCGCGGCGATGAAGTGGAACCAGCCGCGCGTGACCGGGCGCGGGCCGCGGTCGAAGACCGTCCTGGTGATCGTGATGGTATCTGCCACTGGCCCAACCTTCCTTCGCGTAAGTTACGCGAGCGTAAGTATCTGCCAGTGTACGCCCGCGCCCCAGGGTCCGGCAACAGTATTCCGGACGCGAACCGTCACAGGCCCTCCGCGGGACAGAAAGAGCCCGGGAGGTGATCCTCCCGGGCTCTTCCACTCGAACGGCTACTCGACGACCGAGTTGGCGCCCACCGCGTGACCGAACAGGTCGGGCAGGGTCGCCTTCCAGGCGGCCTTGAGCTCGTCCAGATCGACGGCGACGTCGCCGAAGACCAGCTCGCGGCCCTGGGTGGTCTCGCCGATGACGGCGGCCGGGACACCCTTCTCAGCGGCGCGGGCCAGGACGGCGTCGACACGCCCGGCGGTGGTGGCCACCACCGCGCGGGACGCGGACTCGGAGAACAGTGCGACGAACTCGTCCTCGTGCACTGCGGAGAGGTCGAGCTTCACGCCGCCCTCGGTGCGGAACGCCATCTCCACGACGGTCTGCGCGAGGCCGCCCTCGGAGATATCGTGCGCGCCGGTCAGGTCGGTGTTGCCCACGAAGAAGTCCGCCAGGCGCTCCTCGTCGGCCAGGTCGACCTGCGGGGGCAGGCCGGACAGGCCGCCGCCGGAGATCTGCTGCCAGATGGAGCCGCCGAACTCGTCGTCGGTCTCGCCCAGGAGGATGAGGACCTCGGCCTCATCGACGGTGCCCAGGTCGTGGCCGATGGCCTGGTGGACATCCTCGATGACGCCCAGGACGCCGACGACGGGGGTCGGCAGGATCGGCTCGTCACCGGTCTGGTTGTAGAAGGAGACGTTGCCGCCGGAGACCGGGATGCCCAGCTCCTTGGCGCCGTCGGCCAGGCCGTGGACGGCCTCGCGGAACTGCCACATGACGTCGGCGCTCTCCGGGGAACCGAAGTTGAGGCAGTTGGTCACCGCGACCGGCTTCGCGCCGGTGACGGCGACGTTGCGGTAGGCCTCGGCGAGCGCCAGGCGGGCGCCGGTGGCCGGGTCGAGCTTGGTGTAGCGGCCGGAGGCGTCGGCCGAGACGGCGACGCCCCGGTTGGTCTCCTCGTTGATGCGCAGGACACCGGCGTCGGAGTACTTGGCCTTGACGGTGTTGCCGCGGACGTAGCGGTCGTACTGCTCGGTGATGAAGTCACGGGAGCACAGTGCCGGGGAGGACACCATGTCGAACAACGCCTGCTTGAGGTCCGCCGGCCGTTCGACCGGGGCCTGCTCCTGCAGCTCGTCCTGCCACTCGGGGCGGGCGAAGGGGCGCTCGTAGACCGGGCCCTCGTCGATGGTGGACGCCGGGGCGTCGACCACCAGCTCGCCGTTGTGGTACACGAGGTAGCGGTCCTTCTCGTCGATGACCTCGCCGATCTCGGCGACGGGCACCTCCCACTTCGCGCAGATCGCCTGGAACTTCTCCACGTTCTCCGGGGTCACCACGGCGCACATGCGCTCCTGGGACTCGGAGGCGAGGATCTCGGCGGCGGTCATGTTCTCGGCGCGCAGCGGCACGGCGTCGAGGTTGACGCGCATTCCGCCGTCGCCGGCGGCCGCCAGCTCGGAGGTGGCGCACGCGAGGCCACCGCCGCCGAGGTCCTGGATACCGACGACCACACCGGCCTGGTAAAGCTCGAGGCAGCACTCGATGAGGACCTTCTCGGCGAAGGGGTCGCCGACCTGGACGGCCGGCAGCTTGCGCTCGGCGCCCTCCTCGAAGGACTCAGAACCGAGGACGGACACGCCGCCGATGCCGTCGAGGCCCGTGCGGGAGCCGAAGAGCATGACCTTGTTGCCGGTGCCCGAGGCGAAGGCCAGCTTGAGGTCCTCCACCTTGAGGGTGCCCACACACAGGGCATTGACCAGCGGATTGCCGGAGTAAGCCTCGTCGAAAACGGTCTCGCCGCCGATGTTGGGCAGGCCGAGGGAGTTGCCGTAACCGCCGACGCCGTGGACGACACCCGGCAGAACGCGCTTGGTGTCCGGGGCGTCCGCCGGGCCGAAGCGCAGCTGATCCATCACGGCGATCGGGCGGGCGCCCATGGCCATGATGTCGCGGACGATGCCGCCGACGCCGGTCGCCGCACCCTGGTAGGGCTCGACGAAGGAGGGGTGGTTGTGGGACTCGACGCGGAAGGTGACGGCGTCTCCGCCGCCGATGTCGACCACGCCGGCATTCTCGCCGATGCCGGCGAGGATCTTCTCCGCCATCTCCGGGGTGGTGGTCTCACCGAAGTAGCGCAGGTGCACCTTGGAGGACTTGTAGGAGCAGTGCTCCGACCACATCACCGAGTAGACGCTCAGTTCCGCGTCGGTGGGTCGGCGGCCGAGGATCTTGGTGATCTTGTCGTACTCGTCGTCCTTGAGGCCGAGCTCGACGTAGGGCTGCGGGGCATCCGGGTTGGCCTTGGCGGCGTCGACGGTGTCGTTATGAACTGTCATTGTGTGTTGCGCCTCCTAGGCTGCGATCGTGCCGATGGCGGACAGGAACATCCCCAGGCCGTCGATGGACGGGCCGGTGAGGATCTCGACGGCGTGCTCCGGGTGCGGCATGAGTCCGACGACGCGGCCGGTCTCGTTGGTGATGCCGGCGATGGCGTTGAGGGAACCGTTGTAGTTGTCGGTGTAGCGGAAGACCACGCGGCCCTCCCCCTCGAGCATGTCGATGGTGTCCGGGGCGGCCTGGAAACGGCCCTCGCCGTGCTTGGCCGGGACGAGGATCTTCTGGCCGGCCTCGTAGTGCGAGGTCCACGCAGTGTCGGCGTTGACGACCTCAAGGTAGGTGTCGGTGCAGTGGAAGTGGAGGCCCTCGTTGCGGGTGAGGGCGCCGGGCAGGAGGCGGGCCTCGGTGAGGACCTGGAAGCCGTTGCAGATTCCCAGGACCGGCATCCCCTTGCCGGCCGCCTCGACGACAGCCCGCATCACCGGCGCGATCGCGGAGATGGCGCCGGAACGCAGGTAGTCGCCGTAGGAGAATCCGCCCGGGACGACGACCGCGTCGACGCCCTTGAGGTCCTCGTCGGCGTGCCACAGGTTGACCACCTCGGCGCCGGCGATGCGGACGGCACGGGCGGCGTCGACGTCGTCGAGCGTGCCCGGGAAGGTGATGACACCGATCTTGGCGGTCACTTGGCGACCTCCACGCCCACGACCTCGAAGTCCTCGATCACGGTGTTGGCGAGCAGCGTCTCGGCGACCTTCTCGAGGTCGGCGGCGGTGACGGAGTCATCCACCTCCAGCTCGAAACGCTTGCCCTGACGTACGTCGCTGACGCCGGTGACACCGATGCGCCCCAGCGCTCGGTGGACGGCCTGTCCCTGGGGGTCGAGGATCTCCGCCTTCGGCATGACATTCACAACAACACGGGCCACAGTTTTCCCTTATCTTCGCCGGAATTGGTCGGATTTCATTCTAGCCTGCCGCACCAAACCCAGTTACTTCGCGAGACGCAGGGCACATACCAGAACCGGTTAATCGGGGGTACCCCTTCATTGAAAGTGAGATGAACTCTGTGTCAACGCCCGGTCAAATGGCCAGTAGAGCACCCCGGACGGGGTGAGTTTCCGGAGCAAGCATCCGGCAAAAAGGTGAGATCAACGGTTAGGTATCCGGGCGGACACATCTGTCCGGGTCACGTCCTCTTCTCCCGATTATCGAAGGTACCCCCCATGCTCCGTCCCGCCAGCGGGCTGATCGCAGCCGCCGCTACAGGCCTCTCCCTCATTCTCGTCCCCTCCACCGCCCTGGCCGCACCCGCCGGCGACAACGTCGTCATCAACGAGGTGTACGGCGGCGGAGGCAACTCCGGTGCCACCTACACCCACGACTTCATTGAGCTGTACAACCCGACCGGCGAAACCATCGTGCTCGATGGCTGGACGGTCGAGTACTACTCCGCAACGGGCACCAGTGCGACTGCCACCACGCTGTCCGGTTCCATCGGACCCGGCGACTTCTACCTCATCCAGCAAGCCAAGGGCAGCGGCGGCACCGAGGCCCTGCCCACCCCGGATGCCGTCGGAAACGCCGCGATGAGCGGCACCAACGGCAAGGTCGTGTTCAAGGACGCCGTCGGAAACACCGTCGACCTCGTCGGCTTCGGCTCCACCGCCAACCTCTACGAGGGATCCGGCCCCACCCGGACCCTGTCGAACTCGACCTCCGCGCAGCGCGAGCCCGTCGGCCATGACACGGACGACAACGCCCTCGACTTCACCGTCGCCGCCCCCACCCCGCAGAACTCCGGCGGCATCGGCCCCGTCATCACCGAACCCGAGCCGGAGCCCGAGCCCGGCGCGGCCGTCTCCATCGCCGAGATCCAGGGCACCGGCGCGGTGTCCCCGCTCAAGGGCCAGCAGGTCACCACCGAAGGCGTGGTCACCGCGGTCTACCCGGAAGGCGGCCGCAACGGCTTCCATCTGCAGACCGGCGGCACCGGCGGCGCACCGAAGCAGACCGGCGAGGCCTCCGACGCCATCTTCGTCTACCTGGGCAGCCAGGGGACCTACCCGGAGATCGGCGACTCGGTCATCGTCACCGGCCAGGCGGACGAGTACTACGACGTCACGCAGATCTCCGGCCCGACGATCACCGCCCCCGACACGGACTTCGCCCCGGTCACCCCGGTCGAGATCGGTCACCTTCCCGCGGGAGATGAAGCCCGCGAAGCCTACGAGTCCATGCTGGTGCTACCCACCGGCGCCCACACGGTCACCAACAACTACGCGCTGAACACCTTCGGCGAGATCGGCCTGGCCCCGGGCACCGGGGCACACCGCCAGCCGACAGACGTCCATGCCCCGGACACCGACCTGGCTTCCCCCGCCCAGCAGCTCGCCGCGCGGCAGCAGGCCGAGCTGGTGCTTCTCGACGATGGCCGCACCCGCAACTACATGACCGGCGACAAGACCACTCCCCTCCCCTGGGTCGCCGTCGACGGCGCGGCGGGCGTCTCCATCCGCACGGGTGCCGCGGTGGACTTCCAGCACCCGGTCGTGGTCGGCTTCTCCCACGACCACTGGCGCTTCCAGCCGACCACCCCGGTCACCGGCAACAGCTCCGCCGTTGAACTCCCCATCACCTGGGAGGACACCCGCGCCGCCGAGATCGGCGCCATGGACACGGTCGAGGGCGATTACTCCGTCGCCTCCTTCAACGTCCTGAACTACTTCACCTCCCTCGGCGAGAACGAGGAGGGCTGCCGTTCGTACAACGACATGTACGGCACCCCGGTGGGCACCAACTACTGCGACGTCCGCGGCGCCTGGTCGCAGGACGCCTTCGACGACCAGCAGACGAAGATCGTCGCCGCGATCAACGCTCTCGACGTCGACGTCCTCGGCCTCGAGGAGATCGAGAACACCTACGCCCTCACCGGCGACATCGAGCGCCGGGATGAAGCCCTGTCCGCGCTTGTCGACGCCCTCAACGCCGACGCCGGCACCACCCGCTGGGCCTACGCCCCCTCCCCGGCAGTCGTCGGCACAGACGAGGACGTGATCCGCGTCGGTTTCCTCTACGACCCGGCGACCGTGGAGACGGTCGGTGAGTCCCGCGTCTTCGACGACGCCCGCTTCACCGGCACCGCCCGCCAGCCGCTGGCCCAGGAGTTCGCCGCCGTCGACGGCGGCAAGTCCTTCGTCGCGGTGGTCAACCACTTCAAGTCCAAGGGTTCCGTCGCCGCCGGCGACAGCGACAAGGGCGACGGCCAGGGCAACAACGCCACCGTCCGCGTCAACCAGTCCCAGGCGCTCCTCGAGCACCTCGGGGACCAGTCGGACTGGGACGACCTGCCGGTCTTCATCCTGGGCGACACCAACGCCTACTCACGGGAGACGGCCATGTCCGTCCTGGAGACCGCCGGTTTCACCAACATCGCCGCGCAGTACGACCCGGAGCACACCACCTACCAGTTCGGTGGCCTCCTCGGTTCCCTGGACCACGCCCTCGGCAACGCCGCGGCGATGGAACTCGTCGCCGACGCCCGCATCTGGAACATCAACGCCGATGAGCCGGTCGTCTACGAGTACTCCCGCCGCAACTACAACGTCATCGACTTCCACGAGGACAACTACTTCCGCTCCTCCGACCACGACCCGGTGAAGGTGGGCTTCAACCTCCCCACCGGCGCCGAGGGCAACGGTCGTCCGGCCCACTCCTTCGAGCAGGGCCGCCCCGCCCACTCCTTCGGGAACAACGGCAACAACTAAGCCCCGCTCCTCCCGCACGACACCCCCGGAGAACCCTGCTGTTCAGGTTCTCCGGGGCTGTCGTGTTTCCGGCGGGCGGATCAGCCCGGCAGGTTCGCCTCGATGAGCGAGACCAGCGCGGGGTCGTTCGGTTCGGTGCGCGGCCGGATGCGGGCGAGCACCTCGCCGGAAGGCGAGATGAGGAACTTCTCGAAGTTCCAGGCGACGTCGCCGGCCTCGCCCTGCGCGTCCGCCACCGAGGTCAGCTCCCGGTAGACCGGGTGGGCGTTCTCGCCGTTGACATCGAGCTTGGACAGCAGCGGGAAGCTGACGCCGTAGTTGAGGGAGCAGAAGTCGGCGATCTGGGCGTCGGAACCCGGTTCCTGGGCGCCGAACTGGTTGCAGGGGGCGCCGACGACGGTGAGGCCGCGCCCGGCGTAGTCATCGGCGAGCTGCTGGAGCCCGGCGTACTGCGGAGTCAGGCCGCACTTCGAGGCGGTGTTGACCAGCAGGAGGAGATCGCCCCCGGCGATCTCCCGCAGGGTGGAGGTGGTGGAGTCGGGGAGGTTGACGGGGATGTCGAGAAGCTCAGTCATACCCTCAGACTACGGCGCGGTAGTCGCTCGGCGCGGCGCCCGCCCCGACTGCGGCGACGGCGGCGCGGAGAAAGTCGGAGGCCACCTTCTTCTCCTGCAGGTTGCGGCCCGACACGGACAGGCGGATGGTGTTGCCGCTGGCGGCGCCGCGCTCGGCGGCCCGGATCACGTTGCGGCGCCACCACTTGGCCGCGCCGAAACCCTCGCCGACGGACAGGTTGCGGCACTGCTCGAAGGAACCGTCCGCGAGGTTGTGTATGCCCCGGGTGCTGGCGGCGAGGACGAAGTTGAACTCCGGCAGCACCTCGAGGGTGCCCGGCGACATGCGCCAACGGGGCGGGGCGAAGATGTCGGGCTCGAAACCGATCTTCCTCATCTGGCGGGTGGCGCCGGCCAGCCGCAGACGGGCTTCGTGGGAGTCGAGGGTGGCGAACTCGGAACGCCGGCCCTGCACGGCCTGGTCGAAACCGTTGAGGATGAGCACCCGGCCGGCCTCCTGCTGCCCGAGCAGCCAGTCGCGGGTCTTCGGGTCCCGGGCCAGGTGCCAGTTGCCGTCGATGTGCGGGGCGACCAGCAGAGACACGGGGATGGTCTCCGCGTCGAGGGCCTTCATCATGTCCGCCACTGCTCCCCTGGTGTCGGAGAAGATACTGGAAACTGAAACCAGGAGGCGGCCGCGCATAGGGGGAATTATCGCACGCCAGCACCGCTCTGTCGCGGCAAGTTTTCCCCGGCGCCCGCGGTATGCAGCGTCCATGCGTACTCGAAGGCGGTCTGCTGCCAGCGGGCGTACCGGCCGGACACGCCGCCGTGCCCGGCGGACATCTCGGTCTTGAGCAGGAACTCGCCGCCGGTGGCGGTGGCGCGCAACCGGGCGATCCATTTGGCGGGCTCGACGTAGAGGACGCGGGTGTCGTTGAGCGACGTGATCGCCAGGATGTCCGGGTAGTCCTTGGCCTCCACGTTCTCGTAGGGGGCGTAGGAGGCCATGTAGTCGTAGACCTCCGGGTCGTGGAAGG
Protein-coding sequences here:
- a CDS encoding ExeM/NucH family extracellular endonuclease; protein product: MLRPASGLIAAAATGLSLILVPSTALAAPAGDNVVINEVYGGGGNSGATYTHDFIELYNPTGETIVLDGWTVEYYSATGTSATATTLSGSIGPGDFYLIQQAKGSGGTEALPTPDAVGNAAMSGTNGKVVFKDAVGNTVDLVGFGSTANLYEGSGPTRTLSNSTSAQREPVGHDTDDNALDFTVAAPTPQNSGGIGPVITEPEPEPEPGAAVSIAEIQGTGAVSPLKGQQVTTEGVVTAVYPEGGRNGFHLQTGGTGGAPKQTGEASDAIFVYLGSQGTYPEIGDSVIVTGQADEYYDVTQISGPTITAPDTDFAPVTPVEIGHLPAGDEAREAYESMLVLPTGAHTVTNNYALNTFGEIGLAPGTGAHRQPTDVHAPDTDLASPAQQLAARQQAELVLLDDGRTRNYMTGDKTTPLPWVAVDGAAGVSIRTGAAVDFQHPVVVGFSHDHWRFQPTTPVTGNSSAVELPITWEDTRAAEIGAMDTVEGDYSVASFNVLNYFTSLGENEEGCRSYNDMYGTPVGTNYCDVRGAWSQDAFDDQQTKIVAAINALDVDVLGLEEIENTYALTGDIERRDEALSALVDALNADAGTTRWAYAPSPAVVGTDEDVIRVGFLYDPATVETVGESRVFDDARFTGTARQPLAQEFAAVDGGKSFVAVVNHFKSKGSVAAGDSDKGDGQGNNATVRVNQSQALLEHLGDQSDWDDLPVFILGDTNAYSRETAMSVLETAGFTNIAAQYDPEHTTYQFGGLLGSLDHALGNAAAMELVADARIWNINADEPVVYEYSRRNYNVIDFHEDNYFRSSDHDPVKVGFNLPTGAEGNGRPAHSFEQGRPAHSFGNNGNN
- a CDS encoding glutathione peroxidase → MTELLDIPVNLPDSTTSTLREIAGGDLLLLVNTASKCGLTPQYAGLQQLADDYAGRGLTVVGAPCNQFGAQEPGSDAQIADFCSLNYGVSFPLLSKLDVNGENAHPVYRELTSVADAQGEAGDVAWNFEKFLISPSGEVLARIRPRTEPNDPALVSLIEANLPG
- the purQ gene encoding phosphoribosylformylglycinamidine synthase subunit PurQ; the encoded protein is MTAKIGVITFPGTLDDVDAARAVRIAGAEVVNLWHADEDLKGVDAVVVPGGFSYGDYLRSGAISAIAPVMRAVVEAAGKGMPVLGICNGFQVLTEARLLPGALTRNEGLHFHCTDTYLEVVNADTAWTSHYEAGQKILVPAKHGEGRFQAAPDTIDMLEGEGRVVFRYTDNYNGSLNAIAGITNETGRVVGLMPHPEHAVEILTGPSIDGLGMFLSAIGTIAA
- the purL gene encoding phosphoribosylformylglycinamidine synthase subunit PurL; this encodes MTVHNDTVDAAKANPDAPQPYVELGLKDDEYDKITKILGRRPTDAELSVYSVMWSEHCSYKSSKVHLRYFGETTTPEMAEKILAGIGENAGVVDIGGGDAVTFRVESHNHPSFVEPYQGAATGVGGIVRDIMAMGARPIAVMDQLRFGPADAPDTKRVLPGVVHGVGGYGNSLGLPNIGGETVFDEAYSGNPLVNALCVGTLKVEDLKLAFASGTGNKVMLFGSRTGLDGIGGVSVLGSESFEEGAERKLPAVQVGDPFAEKVLIECCLELYQAGVVVGIQDLGGGGLACATSELAAAGDGGMRVNLDAVPLRAENMTAAEILASESQERMCAVVTPENVEKFQAICAKWEVPVAEIGEVIDEKDRYLVYHNGELVVDAPASTIDEGPVYERPFARPEWQDELQEQAPVERPADLKQALFDMVSSPALCSRDFITEQYDRYVRGNTVKAKYSDAGVLRINEETNRGVAVSADASGRYTKLDPATGARLALAEAYRNVAVTGAKPVAVTNCLNFGSPESADVMWQFREAVHGLADGAKELGIPVSGGNVSFYNQTGDEPILPTPVVGVLGVIEDVHQAIGHDLGTVDEAEVLILLGETDDEFGGSIWQQISGGGLSGLPPQVDLADEERLADFFVGNTDLTGAHDISEGGLAQTVVEMAFRTEGGVKLDLSAVHEDEFVALFSESASRAVVATTAGRVDAVLARAAEKGVPAAVIGETTQGRELVFGDVAVDLDELKAAWKATLPDLFGHAVGANSVVE
- the purS gene encoding phosphoribosylformylglycinamidine synthase subunit PurS; amino-acid sequence: MARVVVNVMPKAEILDPQGQAVHRALGRIGVTGVSDVRQGKRFELEVDDSVTAADLEKVAETLLANTVIEDFEVVGVEVAK